The Anoplopoma fimbria isolate UVic2021 breed Golden Eagle Sablefish chromosome 20, Afim_UVic_2022, whole genome shotgun sequence genome includes a window with the following:
- the gapdhs gene encoding glyceraldehyde-3-phosphate dehydrogenase 2 has product MSDLCVGINGFGRIGRLVLRACLQKGIKVVAINDPFIDLQYMVYMFKYDSTHGRYNGEVSQENGKLIVDDNVISVFQCMKPAEIPWGSAGAKYVVESTGVFLSVEKASSHIQGGAQRVVVSAPSPDAPMFVMGVNEDKYDPSTMTIVSNASCTTNCLAPLAKVINDNFGIDEALMTTVHAYTATQKTVDGPSAKAWRDGRGAHQNIIPASTGAAKAVGKVIPELNGKLTGMAFRVPVADVSVVDLTCRLSKPATYAEIKAACKKAANGPLKGILGYTEDQVVSSDFIGDTHSSIFDACAGISLNDNFVKLISWYDNEFGYSHRVADLLLYMHSKE; this is encoded by the exons atgtCAGATCTCTGTGTTGGAATCAATGG TTTCGGTCGTATTGGCCGTCTGGTCCTGAGGGCTTGCCTTCAGAAAGGCATCAAGGTTGTGGCCATCAATGACCCCTTCATTGACTTGCAGTACATG GTCTACATGTTCAAGTATGACTCCACCCACGGACGTTACAACGGGGAGGTCTCCCAAGAGAACGGCAAGCTCATCGTTGATGACAATGTCATCTCTGTGTTCCAGTG TATGAAGCCAGCAGAGATCCCCTGGGGCAGCGCTGGAGCCAAGTATGTTGTTGAGTCCACCGGAGTCTTCCTCAGTGTGGAGAAGGCCTCC TCTCACATCCAGGGCGGAGCTCAGCGTGTGGTTGTTTCTGCCCCCTCACCCGACGCTCCGATGTTTGTCATGGGAGTTAACGAGGACAAATACGACCCCTCCACCATGACCATTGTCAG CAATGCCTCCTGCACCACCAACTGCCTGGCCCCCCTGGCCAAAGTCATCAATGATAACTTTGGCATTGACGAGGCTCTCATG ACTACAGTCCATGCGTACACAGCCACCCAGAAGACGGTGGACGGTCCCAGCGCCAAGGCCTGGCGTGATGGCCGCGGTGCCCACCAGAACATCATTCCAGCCTCCACTGGTGCCGCCAAGGCAGTGGGCAAAGTCATCCCCGAACTCAACGG TAAGCTGACAGGCATGGCGTTCAGGGTGCCAGTGGCTGATGTGTCAGTGGTGGACCTGACATGCCGTCTGTCCAAGCCTGCAACTTACGCCGAGATTAAGGCAGCCTGCAAGAAGGCCGCAAATGGGCCCCTGAAGGGAATTCTGGGTTACACCGAGGACCAG GTGGTGTCCTCTGACTTCATCGGTGACACCCACTCCTCCATCTTTGATGCTTGTGCCGGCATCTCCCTCAACGACAACTTCGTCAAGCTCATTTCCTG GTATGATAACGAGTTCGGCTACAGCCACCGTGTCGCTGACCTGCTGCTGTACATGCACTCCAAGGAGTAG